A single window of Chitinophaga sp. XS-30 DNA harbors:
- a CDS encoding DUF2975 domain-containing protein, whose amino-acid sequence MKQTKIIAKILYTGSRVLAIGYAITTFYALFCILTGIWTGLPDEKKLHIFYPFTTEPFLMAENNMLYLIFSFLLPLLLYSMFFWLASNVFRVFREPTLFTPQNIVHLRRFYRFNLITPALATAVGSCFVPVEDFIIALIVVHSFLGVFTYFLAAIFNQGIGLQNERDLFI is encoded by the coding sequence ATGAAACAAACAAAAATCATAGCCAAAATACTTTACACCGGCAGCAGGGTATTGGCTATCGGGTATGCAATAACCACATTTTATGCGCTGTTCTGCATCCTGACGGGAATATGGACAGGCTTGCCTGATGAAAAAAAGCTGCATATTTTCTATCCGTTTACTACGGAGCCATTCCTCATGGCGGAAAACAACATGCTATACCTTATATTCTCATTTCTGCTTCCTTTGTTGTTATACAGCATGTTTTTCTGGCTGGCATCAAATGTGTTCCGGGTTTTCCGGGAACCTACATTGTTTACGCCCCAAAATATAGTTCATCTAAGGCGGTTCTATAGGTTTAACCTGATAACACCTGCTCTGGCGACCGCAGTCGGCAGTTGCTTTGTTCCTGTTGAAGATTTTATTATTGCATTGATCGTAGTGCATTCTTTCCTTGGAGTGTTCACCTATTTCCTTGCGGCGATTTTTAATCAAGGCATCGGATTGCAGAACGAACGGGACTTATTTATTTGA
- a CDS encoding helix-turn-helix transcriptional regulator, which yields MAIVINLDVMLARRKMQSRELAEKIGISTVNLSILKTGKAKGIRFETLEAICKVLECQPGDILEYKDDEK from the coding sequence ATGGCGATAGTAATAAATTTAGATGTGATGCTGGCCAGGCGTAAAATGCAAAGCAGGGAGCTGGCAGAAAAAATCGGGATTAGCACCGTGAACCTTTCCATATTGAAAACCGGAAAGGCCAAAGGCATCCGTTTTGAAACGCTCGAAGCCATCTGTAAGGTGCTGGAATGTCAACCCGGCGATATTCTGGAATATAAAGACGACGAGAAATGA
- a CDS encoding terpene synthase → MSQALSEEQFYAGLQHLPRPQYPFPDFIHPDFQQQREEYYAWIDQEYTFHSKAAREKHKQHHLTDIAARGCPFLKDIRELRPLANYAANGAMMDDYFDRCSHDEMNVVKNRIMDLLTGEDIKEPADNGILHQFWMLRQDAVKCGMPERLYAKYIAAIRNVLVGYADERVYYRTNTPPPLPIYLIIRLHTSGVLPFCKYVAMQKDYRELPDDILEHPHILRIHDLCSLLIGMHNDFISLPKELHREGDTMNIVKVIQHEQKLSVDEAYMEALKLHDSCLGEFVLLHEHLPPFGVLQNMVYNYVQDLGIMVAGVYAWHTNDVSRYVSGGYVDGEFVSSRDQ, encoded by the coding sequence ATGTCACAAGCACTTTCAGAAGAACAGTTTTATGCAGGGTTGCAACATTTGCCCAGGCCCCAATACCCGTTCCCCGATTTTATACACCCTGATTTTCAGCAGCAGCGGGAAGAATATTATGCCTGGATCGACCAGGAGTACACCTTTCATAGCAAAGCTGCCCGGGAGAAACATAAGCAGCATCATCTCACCGATATTGCAGCACGGGGATGCCCGTTTTTAAAAGATATCCGGGAGCTTCGCCCCCTCGCCAATTATGCCGCCAACGGGGCCATGATGGACGATTACTTTGATCGCTGCTCACACGATGAAATGAATGTTGTGAAGAATCGTATAATGGATCTTTTAACCGGGGAGGACATTAAAGAGCCTGCTGACAATGGAATATTGCATCAGTTCTGGATGTTGCGGCAAGATGCTGTCAAATGCGGAATGCCGGAGCGCTTGTATGCGAAATATATTGCCGCTATACGCAATGTACTTGTTGGCTACGCTGACGAAAGAGTATACTACAGGACCAATACGCCTCCACCGCTCCCTATTTACCTGATCATCAGACTGCATACCAGTGGAGTCCTTCCATTTTGCAAATATGTGGCGATGCAAAAAGATTATCGGGAATTACCGGATGATATACTGGAGCACCCGCATATACTGCGTATTCACGACCTCTGCTCACTGCTGATTGGTATGCATAATGATTTTATTTCCCTTCCGAAAGAGCTGCATAGGGAAGGGGATACAATGAATATCGTAAAAGTAATCCAGCACGAACAGAAGTTATCAGTTGATGAAGCCTATATGGAAGCATTGAAACTCCATGACAGCTGCCTTGGCGAATTTGTGCTTTTACATGAACACCTGCCTCCGTTTGGCGTGCTGCAAAATATGGTATATAACTATGTGCAGGATCTAGGTATTATGGTAGCAGGCGTTTATGCGTGGCATACCAATGATGTATCCCGCTATGTAAGTGGGGGCTATGTTGATGGAGAATTTGTCAGCAGTAGAGATCAATAA
- a CDS encoding glycoside hydrolase family 105 protein, protein MTSDTTLSLPSFRKSELQRAIQFTDVKNSVKSVSQKNSLMFKNLLLSLLTVLSIQGLSAQNPLSGFPKGFTPMEVGKDLAYHFVDCKHDLYAERWIHYAEVCTWNGALDYALKTKDQQLIKRLQLKFEPFFGREKALLPPMNHVDYNMFGSIALKLYQVTKDTRYRDMGLAYADAQWNVPEHAKPDEKAWGEKGYSWQTRLWIDDMYMITVVQNEAYKVTGDTKYIDRAAKEMVLYLDELQRPNGLFYHAPDVPLYWARGDGWMAVGMANLLGDLPKDHKDRSRIMTGYLAMMKSLKDYQRPNGMWNQLIDEPDFWAETSGTAMFTYAFIRGIQHGWLDAAAYGPAARKAWMAMVPYIDERKNVTEVCIGTGKKNDKQHYANRPRNAGDFHGQAPYLWCSVALME, encoded by the coding sequence GTGACAAGTGATACTACTTTATCTCTACCCTCCTTCCGCAAAAGTGAGCTTCAAAGAGCTATTCAATTTACGGACGTAAAAAATAGCGTCAAGTCAGTCAGTCAAAAAAACAGCCTTATGTTCAAAAATTTGTTGCTATCGCTACTAACCGTTCTTTCCATTCAGGGTTTATCCGCGCAAAATCCCCTGTCGGGTTTTCCGAAGGGGTTTACGCCGATGGAGGTTGGGAAGGATCTGGCCTATCATTTCGTTGATTGCAAGCATGATCTGTATGCTGAGAGATGGATCCATTATGCCGAAGTATGTACATGGAACGGCGCGCTGGATTATGCCCTGAAAACAAAGGATCAGCAGCTAATCAAACGGTTGCAGCTTAAATTCGAACCCTTCTTTGGCCGGGAAAAGGCGCTGCTGCCGCCCATGAACCATGTGGATTACAATATGTTCGGAAGCATTGCCCTCAAACTCTACCAGGTAACAAAAGATACCCGGTACCGGGATATGGGATTGGCTTATGCTGATGCCCAGTGGAACGTGCCGGAGCATGCAAAACCGGATGAAAAAGCATGGGGTGAAAAGGGGTATTCCTGGCAAACACGGCTGTGGATTGACGATATGTACATGATTACCGTTGTACAAAACGAGGCATACAAGGTTACCGGAGATACAAAATATATCGATCGCGCAGCAAAGGAAATGGTGCTGTATCTGGATGAATTGCAACGTCCAAACGGCCTTTTCTATCATGCACCGGATGTCCCTTTATACTGGGCAAGAGGAGATGGCTGGATGGCTGTAGGCATGGCCAACTTACTTGGTGATCTGCCCAAAGACCATAAAGACAGGTCGCGTATTATGACAGGCTATCTGGCTATGATGAAAAGCCTGAAAGATTACCAGAGACCAAATGGCATGTGGAATCAATTGATTGATGAGCCGGACTTTTGGGCAGAGACATCCGGAACGGCTATGTTCACCTACGCGTTTATCCGGGGTATTCAACATGGTTGGCTGGATGCCGCAGCATACGGCCCCGCCGCACGGAAAGCCTGGATGGCTATGGTTCCGTATATCGACGAACGCAAAAACGTGACCGAAGTTTGTATTGGTACGGGCAAGAAGAATGATAAACAGCACTACGCCAACCGTCCGCGAAATGCCGGTGATTTTCATGGGCAGGCGCCATATCTGTGGTGTTCGGTGGCGCTGATGGAATAG
- a CDS encoding nuclear transport factor 2 family protein: MNIQIFIKHWIAASNAFDTQKYLEFYLPDAILDDPSVGKKFTGHWGIREYFDSYFVGYNTHTEQVDLTITGGESALLEVEFAGTFPEGKIGGTFDFKFKNGKIAFVKADLLHKNK; encoded by the coding sequence ATGAATATACAAATCTTTATCAAACATTGGATCGCAGCCAGCAATGCGTTCGATACCCAAAAATATCTGGAGTTTTATTTACCCGATGCTATTCTGGACGATCCGTCAGTAGGGAAAAAATTCACCGGGCATTGGGGGATCAGAGAATACTTTGACAGCTACTTTGTTGGCTACAATACGCATACTGAACAAGTGGATCTGACTATAACTGGCGGGGAAAGTGCGCTCCTCGAAGTAGAATTTGCAGGTACCTTCCCTGAAGGGAAGATTGGCGGAACTTTTGATTTCAAGTTTAAGAACGGAAAAATAGCCTTTGTCAAGGCAGATCTGCTTCACAAAAATAAATGA
- a CDS encoding GNAT family N-acetyltransferase gives MTNSSFTPFPVLTTKRLTLRQLSVDDGQDIFALRADAAINKYLDRQASKTIEDAINFINRINDNIKKNDSVYWAITLTNSKTFVGTICLFDFSNDKNRCEIGYELLSNFQKQGIMKEAAGKVIDYAFQTIRLKKIAAFTHKDNQRSTNLLTKFDFKKSAETDKENPEYNIFTLTNSAESI, from the coding sequence ATGACAAACAGCAGTTTTACACCTTTCCCGGTTTTGACAACCAAAAGGCTGACGCTCAGGCAATTGTCAGTTGATGACGGGCAGGATATCTTTGCTTTGCGTGCTGACGCAGCAATAAACAAATATCTTGACAGGCAAGCCAGCAAGACGATTGAAGACGCCATAAACTTTATCAATAGGATCAATGATAACATTAAAAAGAATGACTCCGTTTATTGGGCCATAACTTTGACAAATAGCAAAACCTTTGTGGGCACTATTTGTCTTTTTGACTTTTCAAATGACAAAAACAGGTGCGAAATCGGCTATGAGCTTTTGAGCAACTTTCAAAAGCAGGGAATAATGAAAGAAGCGGCTGGAAAAGTTATTGACTATGCCTTTCAGACAATCCGACTTAAAAAGATAGCAGCATTTACGCATAAGGACAATCAGCGTTCAACCAACCTTCTAACGAAATTTGACTTTAAAAAATCAGCGGAAACCGACAAAGAAAACCCGGAGTATAATATTTTCACGCTAACAAATTCAGCTGAAAGTATTTGA
- a CDS encoding AraC family transcriptional regulator, producing MKKQPVIFHSLSQLHKAMGQPAPLHPLISIMNYGDAHFDPKDFEQGIMLKFYKISFKTSFSGKLKYGQGHYDFEEGGMSFIAPGQLLKMQDEEADYDGMTLHIHPDFLRPYPLNATIRQYGYFSYSAAEALYLSEKEKATILSIYRFIQDELNERIDKFSQDVIIAQIELLLNYANRFYDRQFLTRKAVNNDLLARLEQQLDDYFNAHNSLMKGLPSVNFVAKNLNVTPRYLSDLLRNLIGMNTQQFIHEKVVEKAREFLAKDELTVAEIAYHLGFEHPQSFNKLFKSKTSLSPSDYKKSLLN from the coding sequence ATGAAGAAACAACCGGTTATATTCCATTCGTTATCCCAGTTGCATAAAGCGATGGGACAGCCGGCTCCATTGCATCCGCTTATCAGTATAATGAACTACGGGGACGCGCATTTTGACCCTAAGGATTTCGAACAGGGCATTATGCTGAAGTTTTACAAAATCTCGTTCAAAACCAGTTTTTCCGGGAAACTCAAATACGGCCAGGGGCACTATGATTTTGAGGAAGGAGGAATGTCGTTCATAGCCCCGGGGCAACTGTTGAAGATGCAGGACGAGGAAGCCGATTATGACGGCATGACACTCCATATCCACCCGGACTTCCTCCGTCCTTATCCGTTGAATGCAACCATCAGGCAATACGGCTACTTCAGCTATTCCGCCGCAGAGGCCCTGTACCTATCTGAAAAGGAAAAGGCAACGATCCTTAGCATTTACCGGTTTATCCAGGATGAGCTGAACGAGCGGATCGATAAATTCAGCCAGGATGTTATTATTGCACAGATTGAATTGCTGCTCAACTATGCCAATCGTTTTTATGATCGCCAGTTCCTTACCAGGAAAGCGGTAAACAACGATCTTCTTGCGAGACTGGAACAACAATTGGATGACTACTTCAATGCGCATAATTCGTTAATGAAGGGACTGCCTTCGGTTAATTTTGTAGCGAAAAACCTGAATGTAACGCCACGATACCTGAGCGATCTGTTGCGGAACCTTATCGGGATGAACACCCAGCAGTTCATCCATGAAAAAGTCGTTGAAAAGGCCAGGGAATTCCTGGCAAAAGATGAACTGACGGTCGCGGAGATCGCCTACCATTTGGGTTTCGAACATCCGCAATCATTCAATAAGCTATTCAAAAGCAAAACATCGCTGTCTCCTTCAGATTATAAAAAAAGTTTGCTGAATTGA
- a CDS encoding MazG-like protein has protein sequence MSNNNFDDIIHRSLEIRKKYHDLEMLHHGSEWTVEEDALAYLTDAGLVGRNIMAHQERWPKADSQSELEHKLGENIWWLIVLANRSGIDIKEAASKFLDKTEELF, from the coding sequence ATGAGTAACAATAATTTTGACGATATCATTCATCGTTCTCTGGAAATCAGAAAAAAATACCACGATCTGGAAATGCTGCATCACGGCAGCGAATGGACCGTGGAGGAAGATGCATTGGCCTATCTGACGGATGCCGGGTTGGTGGGACGTAATATTATGGCGCACCAGGAACGCTGGCCCAAAGCGGATTCTCAATCCGAACTGGAGCATAAACTGGGCGAGAATATCTGGTGGCTGATTGTACTGGCAAATAGGTCAGGGATTGACATAAAGGAGGCCGCAAGCAAATTCCTCGACAAGACCGAAGAATTGTTTTAA
- a CDS encoding ABC transporter ATP-binding protein, with translation MNTLSISNLHKTYPNCVKAIHNISLEIGNGMFGLLGPNGAGKSSLMKTIAGLQKADSGKILFNGEDILINPLLIKKHLGFLPQDFGVYPKVSAYDLLNHLAVLKGITKKKERRAQINELLNKVNLYEERNREVHTFSGGMKQRFGVAQALLGNPKIIIVDEPTAGLDPEERNRLNLLLNDISKNKIVMLSTHLVEDVKNLCSHMAIIKNGTLLCVGAPSELMAGIENKIWRKAVTQAEFQEYKAGEAFINYELKQGEICINIFSEHQPEGFDKALATLEHVYFHQLKINPTR, from the coding sequence ATGAACACGCTTAGCATTTCCAACCTCCACAAGACCTATCCAAACTGCGTGAAGGCCATTCATAATATTTCACTGGAAATCGGGAACGGAATGTTTGGGCTGCTGGGGCCGAACGGCGCAGGAAAATCATCATTAATGAAAACCATTGCCGGCCTGCAAAAAGCAGATAGCGGCAAAATTCTGTTTAACGGCGAAGATATTCTGATAAACCCCTTATTGATAAAAAAACACCTGGGGTTTCTTCCGCAGGATTTTGGAGTATATCCTAAAGTTTCAGCCTATGATTTGCTCAATCATTTGGCGGTCCTGAAAGGCATCACAAAAAAAAAGGAGAGGAGGGCGCAAATCAATGAACTGCTCAATAAGGTCAATCTATATGAGGAACGAAACCGGGAAGTCCATACCTTTTCGGGCGGGATGAAACAACGTTTCGGGGTAGCACAGGCGCTTTTGGGTAACCCTAAAATCATTATCGTAGATGAACCGACTGCGGGGCTCGACCCCGAAGAACGAAACCGCTTAAACCTGCTGCTGAATGATATTAGTAAAAACAAGATTGTAATGCTTTCAACCCATTTGGTGGAGGACGTGAAGAACCTTTGTTCGCATATGGCGATTATTAAAAACGGAACATTGTTGTGTGTTGGCGCTCCTTCGGAGCTAATGGCGGGGATTGAAAATAAAATCTGGCGAAAAGCAGTGACACAGGCCGAATTTCAAGAATATAAGGCCGGGGAGGCATTTATCAATTATGAACTTAAACAAGGGGAAATTTGTATTAACATTTTTTCCGAACACCAGCCTGAAGGTTTTGACAAGGCATTGGCAACACTGGAGCACGTTTATTTTCATCAACTTAAAATAAATCCCACCCGATGA
- a CDS encoding M1 family aminopeptidase, producing MNPVLLFDIRSFGKPAGYIAIVLLTGFGLFAGYQFNITVGEGVFLNSAYTVGFMMGFLTLSLVFTGTIFAGQLMFRERDARFDLIIFSTPIKAPRFILGRFLSFFVLTFLCFLLIAIGFTTGQNLRTGIGMNPVFHLSYYLYPLIVLGIVNCLMVCGVLFFLSVFTLNKMAVVIGGLMLYVLYMVGLIYSGSPFMAGALPQSEAAQRISAITDPFGLSAYFFQARDFSLAARNQKLVPLSGMFLLNRLLVCCFSLFLIAIAVKSFSFGAGNRGLGGGKRLQILQKADNNFLTAGSVTVRQNHQQANSIKSILSFVNVDLMCTFKSIVFYVICLLLLFYAGMEIYAAIDQGIRIPQHYASSGLMAETINGTFYLPCVFLSVYLVNEFYWRSRISNFSLVENATYFSFVKAGGNWLSISAVLFVFSFLLILEGVVFQWIFDYPRLDGTAYWGVLVFNTFPLVLLSGFLVLLNASIKKKYPALAVAVVFAGIFATPLSKALFEVSLLRFLSGYRGAYSDFFGYGVYLNSFIYRLLFGLGVLMICWLIFDYLKSKKLNLTKIVVSIIAFGLIFYAGSSFWKGHFAESENAQFLRSANYEKKYRKYQDLPQPTVVALKTRIDLHPSKNAYVIHGTYTLKNLTGQPVDSILFNFDEALQLEKAIFTCNTRSSELKENIQVLTLSQPLTPGNEAKLDFSLRYQWYPVNGHAPMNAIIENGSFMRISRYYPLIGYQSGYEIPGTEKGRRAEFGLDGATGVKQLEAPKTNPLNFIDLDMTVSTTSGQTAIGTGELVRQWKQHDRHYFQYKAEDIPFRFAVSSAEYTVKDAFHKGIKISVFYHSSHFQNVDRLIDNAKQALDYCIENFGAYPFKSVSFAEVSSFTAGFNATAYPSVIFMTENMAFHTNVEADKGQDVINELAAHELSHFWWGNNQISPDDREGAVMLTESFAMYTEMMLYKSMYGEKAMKEQVKIHEQIYQSEKGFAKPQPLYKVTPENTHISYSQGTIAMVKLSEEIGERRLNQILKTFLAKYKYPQRAITLDFLDELKKNLSREEYRKIIRLFTD from the coding sequence ATGAATCCGGTTTTGCTTTTCGATATCAGGTCTTTCGGAAAACCAGCCGGGTATATTGCAATCGTTCTTTTGACAGGATTCGGTTTATTTGCAGGATATCAGTTCAATATTACTGTTGGGGAAGGTGTTTTTTTGAATAGTGCCTATACTGTAGGGTTTATGATGGGATTTTTGACCTTGTCCCTTGTTTTTACAGGCACCATTTTTGCCGGGCAATTGATGTTTCGGGAAAGGGATGCCCGTTTCGATCTAATTATCTTTTCCACGCCCATCAAAGCGCCCCGTTTTATTCTAGGCAGGTTCCTTTCGTTTTTCGTATTGACCTTTCTATGTTTTTTGCTTATAGCTATCGGGTTTACTACCGGCCAAAACCTGCGAACCGGAATCGGGATGAATCCCGTTTTTCATTTATCCTATTATCTTTATCCGCTTATAGTTTTGGGTATTGTCAATTGTCTCATGGTATGTGGTGTCTTGTTCTTTTTGAGTGTTTTCACCCTAAATAAAATGGCTGTTGTTATCGGAGGGTTAATGTTGTACGTTCTGTATATGGTCGGGCTGATCTATTCAGGTTCGCCTTTTATGGCAGGTGCCTTGCCCCAATCCGAAGCTGCCCAAAGGATCTCGGCAATAACGGACCCTTTTGGACTGTCGGCCTATTTTTTTCAAGCCAGGGATTTCTCCCTGGCAGCGCGTAATCAGAAGCTGGTTCCCCTGTCGGGTATGTTTTTATTAAATCGACTGCTGGTCTGCTGTTTTTCGCTTTTTTTAATCGCCATTGCAGTAAAATCCTTTTCATTCGGGGCGGGAAATAGAGGATTGGGAGGAGGTAAAAGACTTCAGATCCTTCAGAAAGCAGATAATAATTTCCTGACTGCCGGCTCCGTAACCGTCCGGCAAAACCACCAACAGGCCAACAGCATAAAAAGTATCCTTTCTTTTGTGAATGTCGATTTGATGTGTACTTTTAAGAGCATTGTTTTTTACGTCATTTGCCTGCTTTTGCTGTTTTATGCGGGAATGGAAATCTATGCGGCCATCGACCAGGGAATCCGTATTCCTCAACACTATGCAAGTTCCGGATTAATGGCAGAAACTATCAACGGGACTTTTTACCTGCCTTGTGTATTCCTGTCAGTTTACCTTGTCAATGAATTTTACTGGCGTAGCCGTATCTCCAATTTTTCACTGGTGGAAAATGCAACCTATTTTTCCTTTGTGAAAGCTGGAGGGAATTGGTTGAGTATTTCCGCCGTGCTCTTTGTTTTTTCGTTTTTATTGATTTTGGAAGGGGTCGTTTTTCAATGGATATTCGATTATCCGCGTCTTGACGGAACGGCCTACTGGGGCGTATTGGTTTTTAATACTTTCCCACTGGTCCTCTTGTCGGGTTTCCTTGTTTTGTTGAACGCATCGATAAAGAAAAAATATCCCGCATTGGCAGTTGCTGTTGTTTTTGCCGGCATTTTCGCCACACCTCTTTCCAAAGCACTTTTTGAAGTTTCACTACTCCGGTTTTTGTCGGGTTATCGTGGTGCGTACAGCGATTTTTTTGGGTACGGCGTTTATCTGAATAGCTTTATTTATCGGCTTTTATTCGGTTTGGGTGTACTGATGATCTGCTGGTTGATTTTTGATTATCTGAAAAGTAAAAAATTAAACCTAACTAAAATTGTAGTAAGCATAATTGCTTTCGGACTTATTTTCTATGCCGGAAGCAGCTTCTGGAAAGGCCATTTTGCCGAAAGTGAAAATGCTCAATTCCTGAGATCCGCCAACTACGAAAAGAAGTATCGTAAGTATCAGGATCTTCCGCAGCCCACGGTGGTAGCACTTAAAACCCGTATAGATTTACACCCGTCCAAAAATGCTTATGTCATTCACGGAACATACACACTGAAAAACCTAACCGGACAACCTGTTGACAGTATCTTATTCAACTTTGACGAAGCCCTTCAACTCGAAAAAGCGATTTTTACATGCAACACCCGATCATCCGAACTCAAAGAGAATATACAGGTTTTAACGCTCTCCCAGCCATTAACTCCCGGAAATGAAGCAAAATTAGACTTTTCCCTACGTTACCAATGGTATCCGGTTAATGGCCACGCCCCAATGAATGCCATTATCGAAAATGGTTCTTTCATGCGTATAAGCCGTTACTATCCTTTAATTGGTTATCAGTCAGGATATGAAATTCCAGGTACCGAGAAAGGCAGAAGGGCTGAATTTGGACTTGATGGGGCAACCGGTGTTAAGCAACTGGAAGCTCCGAAAACCAACCCACTGAACTTTATTGATCTGGACATGACAGTTTCCACAACGTCCGGTCAAACAGCCATTGGGACAGGAGAATTGGTCAGGCAATGGAAACAGCATGATCGACATTATTTTCAATACAAAGCTGAAGATATTCCCTTTCGGTTTGCGGTCTCGTCAGCGGAGTACACGGTGAAAGACGCCTTTCATAAGGGCATAAAGATCAGTGTTTTTTATCATTCCTCTCATTTTCAGAACGTAGACCGGCTGATTGACAACGCCAAACAAGCACTGGACTACTGCATTGAAAATTTTGGGGCCTATCCGTTTAAATCGGTATCCTTTGCGGAAGTTTCGTCTTTTACCGCCGGGTTTAACGCTACAGCATATCCATCGGTTATTTTTATGACAGAAAATATGGCTTTTCACACCAATGTAGAAGCTGACAAAGGCCAGGACGTTATCAACGAACTGGCAGCCCACGAACTTTCCCATTTCTGGTGGGGAAACAACCAGATTTCGCCTGATGACAGGGAAGGTGCAGTAATGCTGACCGAGTCTTTTGCAATGTACACGGAGATGATGCTGTACAAAAGCATGTATGGGGAAAAAGCGATGAAAGAGCAGGTGAAAATCCACGAGCAAATTTACCAATCCGAAAAAGGATTTGCCAAACCGCAACCACTATATAAGGTGACGCCTGAAAATACCCATATTTCATATTCCCAAGGGACAATAGCAATGGTAAAACTTTCTGAAGAAATAGGCGAGCGAAGGTTAAACCAAATCCTCAAAACTTTTCTTGCGAAATACAAATACCCACAACGGGCTATCACTTTAGATTTTTTAGATGAACTGAAGAAAAACTTGAGCCGGGAGGAGTACAGGAAAATTATTCGATTATTTACGGATTGA